The region ATCCCCGAAGGTCACCTTAATGCCGTTTTCCCGTGCAAAGGAAAGCTGCGGCTGTACGTGTTTACCCGCTCCGGTGTATTCGGTTTCCTGTACCAGGATCATCTGGTCCTGGGGCATTTCCTGGGCCAGGGCAAAGGCCGCCGCAAGGGAAGTGTTCCCCGCAGGACCCTTTTCCAGCCCCTCAAGGCTTGCCAAAGCTTCGGTCATATAGAACACCGAACCCTGGGTGATGGTCACATACCGATCCATGTAACGCAGGGGGCGGGCCGCCGAACGGGGGACATCCGACCGGTCGGGCCATGAAGAAAAGGGCACCCCAAAACCGGTATGTCCGGTGGTGAAGGACTTCCTGTTGAACTGCCCGTCAGAGGCCATGTGCAGCCCCGCTAAACTTACGCTAGCACCCACAACAATACTGTGGGCATTGGCCTTAAGGAGACCGCGGGCGGTACCGGTTAAGTTACCCCCGCCGGCGTTGGTACAGACCACCACATCCGGGTGGCGGCCGTACTTTTCCTGAAACTGGACGGCGATTTCGTAGCCCAGGGTTTCTACCCCCGCGATACCGAAGGGGGTATAAAGCGACGCGTTAAAATAACCCGTATCTTCCAGCAGCAGGAGAAACTTGTAAAACAATTCCGGTCCCACGGAAAGCTGAACCACCTCGGCGCCAAGGGCCTCACATTTCCTGGCCTTTTCGATAATCTCCGGCTGCCCGAGTCCTTTAGAGTCGTAACATTCCTGCACCACGATACACTTCAGCCCCGCCATGGCCGCCTGGGAGGCCACGGCAGCTCCGTAGTTCCCGCTGGTAGCGGAGATAACCCCTTTAAAGCCGAGTTTCTTTGCGTGGTAAATGGCAATTGCCGCCCGCCGGGCCTTGAAGCTTCCCGAAGGATTGGCCGCCTCGTCCTTGATCAGTATCCGTGCGCCGAAACCGGGCTTGGCGCATTTTCTGGCCAGGGCGGTTAAATTCCGCAGCTCAATAATGGGGGTGTTTCCCACATGGACATGGGACTGTATTTTTATTATTTCCTCCAGGGTATACCCTGTTTCCCGCATCATCCCCTCATAGTCAAAAGCAATGGAGCCGCTTTCAAAGGCGCCGTAGTCAATACCTACGGACTTCTTCATTATCTCTCCCTTCCTCGCCATGACCGATGTATAATCTCTGTTCCGGTCCACTATTTCCCTCCTCCGAATACCAGCTCCCGTACCTGATCGCTTATAACCAACAGCTCAGGTACAAACTCTCCAAAGCCGTGCCGGTACGTGGGGTTTTCCTCCAGCAGTGTTCCTTCCTCTTTGCGGCCGGTACGGGTCAGTATTTCTGCTTCCTTGCCAATTTCCGCATCTTTTTGGAGCCAGCCCTTTACCCACAGTTCCAAGGGAACCGTCTTGGTATCTTCGGGAACCTGGGGCGCCCGATCCCGGGGTTCAAGAACGATCTTATGAATCCGAACCCACGCGCCTTTCTTAATCATGGAGTAACCTCACTTTACGATTTTTGCTTCTTCGGCAATTTGATCCCGCATATCCCCCATAATAGCCCGGGGTACGGGCAGGGTGATCATGGTCTGGAGTCCGGGCCTGGCGTTGATAATCTGGGGAATCATGTTGACACACATGGCGATAGTACCGATACCCCCGGGAACTTCAGGAGAGTTGATCATGTTGATACTCGGCGTACCCTTGATGATAACATAGTCGCCGGTCTTGACCCCAACTTGTTCCGGTTCAATCTGCTGGGGATGATCCATTTCTATTTTCAGATCCCCCTTGATGTATCCATACCCCTTCATGGCACAGCCTGCGACATTTCCTGCCTTGGCGAAGCCGTAGGGGGATTTGCGGTCAACATCGGTAACAATGGGTTCCATGGACTGTTTGATGTCGTCTACTTTCCAGCCTATGGAATCGGCAATCATACTGATGGATTCGGAAAAGCCCACATGCCCGGAAAGCTTGCCGGTCTTAACGCCATCCCGAAATGCCTCGGGGGTGATACCGATGCCCTGCTCTTCCATAACCGCAGGTCCAAAGGGGGACAGGCTGTTGACCCGCCGGGAGGTGATATGTTCCACATCCTTACAGCAACCGGTCATGATGATAACCAGGAGGTCCATGATAAGCCCGGGGTTGATACCCGTGCCGAGAACCGATACGCCGTTAGCTTTGGCGATTTCGTCAATTTTTTTCGTCAGTTCCGGTTCCTTGGCCTTGGGGTAGGACATTTCTTCTGCGCTGGTAATACAGTTAATCTTTTTTTCCAGAATAAATTTTATCCGGTCGAAGGCTTTGGCGGTGAATGAATCGGTACAAAGCAATACCACATCGGCGGCTTTTTCGGTGATTACCTTTTCCGGAGAACCGATGATAACATCGGGCCGGTTTCCCCTTTTGACTGAGAGAAAATCGTACATACTTTTGCCCTGTTTATTCGGCCTGCCGGCCACACCAATAATGTCCACGCCTTTTTTCTCCAGTAACATTTCTGCCATACCGGAACCCATGGCCCCCAGTCCCCAGATAATAACCTTTACATTTTCCATGTTTACCCTACTCCCCTTAAGATACGGATTTAAAATATTTTGCACACCGATAGTATAGATGTTTTATAAGCAATAACAGGTTCTGTTTTTTTGCCGATTTTTTTGATTTTTCTATACATATCTTATTATTAATATTCGCATACATCCTCTGCAAAGTCAAGAAAAATAATTAACAATTTTAGTAATGTATAATTTTTCAGTATTTCGTATTTTAATACACTTTTCCATTTCAATGTTCCATAAAATTTGACTCTTCCGTATGAAAATACAGAATGCCAAGAGAAAGGGGCGGGAGGGGTTGTATAGAAACTTATCAGAATTTTTTGTATATTTCATATACGAGGTATTTTAAATGACGTTTGATAGTTCCCCGATGGATCAGCTAGCGTATCCTCTTCTTTCTATTGATATTGGAAAATTGCGCGGAAATCTGGAAACCATTTCCGGGACAG is a window of Treponema primitia ZAS-1 DNA encoding:
- the ortB gene encoding 2-amino-4-oxopentanoate thiolase subunit OrtB, yielding MDRNRDYTSVMARKGEIMKKSVGIDYGAFESGSIAFDYEGMMRETGYTLEEIIKIQSHVHVGNTPIIELRNLTALARKCAKPGFGARILIKDEAANPSGSFKARRAAIAIYHAKKLGFKGVISATSGNYGAAVASQAAMAGLKCIVVQECYDSKGLGQPEIIEKARKCEALGAEVVQLSVGPELFYKFLLLLEDTGYFNASLYTPFGIAGVETLGYEIAVQFQEKYGRHPDVVVCTNAGGGNLTGTARGLLKANAHSIVVGASVSLAGLHMASDGQFNRKSFTTGHTGFGVPFSSWPDRSDVPRSAARPLRYMDRYVTITQGSVFYMTEALASLEGLEKGPAGNTSLAAAFALAQEMPQDQMILVQETEYTGAGKHVQPQLSFARENGIKVTFGDPKDEVPGESLILPAHPSLIKATDVDLDHIRKSLIKTALGGGKTPTERDIQFLAEETRKDESFVRSAIAELQKNQ
- the ortA gene encoding 2-amino-4-oxopentanoate thiolase subunit OrtA, whose translation is MIKKGAWVRIHKIVLEPRDRAPQVPEDTKTVPLELWVKGWLQKDAEIGKEAEILTRTGRKEEGTLLEENPTYRHGFGEFVPELLVISDQVRELVFGGGK
- the ord gene encoding 2,4-diaminopentanoate dehydrogenase, whose amino-acid sequence is MENVKVIIWGLGAMGSGMAEMLLEKKGVDIIGVAGRPNKQGKSMYDFLSVKRGNRPDVIIGSPEKVITEKAADVVLLCTDSFTAKAFDRIKFILEKKINCITSAEEMSYPKAKEPELTKKIDEIAKANGVSVLGTGINPGLIMDLLVIIMTGCCKDVEHITSRRVNSLSPFGPAVMEEQGIGITPEAFRDGVKTGKLSGHVGFSESISMIADSIGWKVDDIKQSMEPIVTDVDRKSPYGFAKAGNVAGCAMKGYGYIKGDLKIEMDHPQQIEPEQVGVKTGDYVIIKGTPSINMINSPEVPGGIGTIAMCVNMIPQIINARPGLQTMITLPVPRAIMGDMRDQIAEEAKIVK